The following nucleotide sequence is from Chromobacterium rhizoryzae.
GCCGGCGCGGTGAGCGCCGCGCTGGAAACGCTGTCGCAGGGGCTGGCCGAGGCCGGCGGTTTCCAGCCGGAGCGCAGCGAACGGGCTTTTGTGATCGCGGTGACCGACTACACCGCCTTCGCGGTGATGCCGCGCCTGCTGGCGGGCTTGCAGCGGGCGGCGCCGCGGCTGCGCTTCAAGCTGGTGCATTCCCGCGGCCGCGAGTCCGCGGAAGACCTGGCCGCCGGCCGCATAGACTTCGCGCTGGGTTATGTCGAGGAGATTGCGGAGCCGGCGGCCGGGATTGAAAGCTTCGATTGGCTGGAAGACCGCTACGTGGCCATCGTCAGCCGCGCCCATCCGCGCATCCGGGACGGCCTCAGCCTGGATCAATACCTGGCGGCGCGCCACGTGGTGGTGACGCCCTGGGGAGAAAGCCGCGGCGGCATCGATCGCGCGCTGGAGCGCCGGGGCCTGCGCCGCGACGTGGCGCTGCAACTGCCGTCGGTGCTGGCCGCGCCCTTCATCATCGCGGAGTCCGAATGGATCATGACGCTGCCGCGGCTGGCGGCGCAGGCCTTGAGCCAGGCCGCGCCCATCGCCGCCCACGCCGCCCCGTTCGATATCCCGTCCTACACCCTCAAGGTGTATAGCCACGCCCGCCACGGCCGCAGCGCCGCCCATGATTGGCTGCGCGCGCAATTGCGCGCCTGCGCGCCGTCGCTTCAGGCTTAGAAGGTGTTCACGCTCTTGCGAGCGAGAGCGAGACAAGGCGTTGCGGCTGAAGAAGCGGAGTGTTCCAGAGGCGGACGAGCATTCTGACGCCGTACTCGCCGTGTAAGGCTCCACGACGTGCAGCAGATCGTAAACAGGCTCTTAGCGCCGGCTCAGCCCAGCCGTCGCGTCCAATGCCCCTGGATGCGCAGGGCCTGGAAATAGCGCTCCGGCGCGGCGAAACCGGCGTTTTGCAGCAAGGCCCGCTGTTCGGCCTCGGTCAAGGGGTGGAAATCGCGCTCCAGCTTGAGCCGCATCTGGGCGGCGTCCTCCGCGCTCATGCCCAGGCTTTGAGAAGCGTGGCCGCCGGCGGCGGCCAGCGCGGCGGACGGCGCCGCGGCAAGGTCGGCCAGCAGCAGCGGGGCCTCCGGCCGCAGCCTGGAACGGGCGGCGCTCAGCAGCGCCCGCTTGGCCGGAGAAGGCAGGAAATGCAGCACCAGCAGGCAGAGCGCCGCGTCGAACTCCGTTTCCGGCAAGGCGTCCAGCGCGCAGGGACGGAAATCCACGCGGGCGGCGACATCCGCTTGCTCCAGGCGCCGCCGCGCAATGGCCAGCATGTCGGCGGACGGGTCTTGCGCGCAAAAGCGCCAGCCGGAATGCCGCCGCGCCAGCGCGAGGGTGTCGCTGCCGGTGCCGGCGCCGACGATCAGCACGCGCGCATCGGCGGGCAACAGGCCGGCGAGCAAGGCCTCGCTCAATTGGTGCAGCAGGGCGTAGCCCGGAATCAGCCTGGCGATGCGCTCGTCGTAGCCGTCGGACCCGCCGCCTTGAAATCTGTCCATACCTTTTCCCCTTAAAAACGAGGCGCCCTGGGCGCAATGACAGGCGTGGCGGCGGCTGGGCCTGAAATGCGCTTATCATGGTGGCTTCAAGCATGCGCGGTCAAGCCGGGCCGTTGTTCGGGGCGGCCGCGCCAGGAGAAGCCGATGCAAGCAGAATGGAGCGGTCTGGACCGCTATTACACCGCGGCGCTGCGGGTGGAGGACGGCGTCTTGAACGGCGCGCTGGCGGCCAACGCCGCCGCCGGCCTGCCGGCGCAGGACGTGTCGCCGCTGCAAGGGCGCTTTCTGCATATTCTGGCGCGTTTGATGCAGGCGCGGCGGGTGCTGGAGATCGGCACCCTGGGCGGCTACAGCACCATCTGGCTGGCGCGGGCGCTGCCGGCAGACGGCCGGGTGGTGACCTTGGAAGCCAATCCGGCGCACGCGGACACGGCGCGGGCCAATCTGGCCGCCGCCGGCGTGGCGGACAAGGTGGAACTGCGGGAAGGCCCGGCGCTGGACAGCCTGCCGCTGCTGGCCGGGGGCGAGCCCTTCGATCTGATCTTCATCGACGCAGACAAACCCAACAACCCGGCTTATCTGGAATGGGCGCTGAAGCTGGCGCGCCCCGGAGCCGCCATCGTCGGCGACAATGTGGCGCGCGGCGGGGCGGTGGCCAATGTGGTCAGCCAAGACCCCGGCGTGCGCGGCGTGCGCCGCTTCATAGAAGACATGGGCGCCGAGCCGCGGCTGACAGCCACCGCGCTGCAAACCGTGGGCGTCAAGGGTTGGGACGGGTTTTCCATCGCCATCGTCAATGAAACGGCCTGAGAATCTGTTTACGATCTGCTGCGCGTCGTGAGACGTGACACGGTGAGTGCCGCTTCGAAATGCTGATGTACCGTGACACTCCGCTTTCTCAGCGGTTTTCGCCTTGTCTCGCCTGAGCTCGCAAGATCATAAACTCGTTCCGAGCGCCGGCTCGCGGGAAGGCAAACCGGCGCCCGCGCTCAAGAGCAGGCGGAGTCCAGCGCCGGATTCGCGTCCGTTTCCTCCGTCTGCGTCTGAGCGACGCCACGCAGGAACAGCGCCACCACCAGCGCGCTGAGCACGGTCAGGGCGGACAACAGCGTCAGCAGCCGTTGGAAGGCGGCGGCGTAAGCCTGGGACAGCGCCTCCGGCGCGAGGCCGGGCAAGAACTCGCCGACGGCGGCCAGCTTGCCCAGCGCCCCCTGGCTGGCGGCCGCGGCCAGCGCCTGGGGCGCCGCCGCGGACAAGGGGGCGAGGCGTTGTTGCAGCAGGGCCGCCAGCAGCGCGCCCACCAAGGCCAGCGCAATGCCTTCGCCCGCCACCCGCGTGGTGCTGAATATGCCGGCGGCCATGCCGGCGCGCTCCTTGGGCACCACGCTGACAGCCAGACCGTCCATCAGGCCCCAGGGCAGGCTGATGCCCACGCCTATCAGCAGCAAGGGCCACAAGGTCTGTTGCAGCGCGGACAGCTGCGGATAGCGGCTAAGCCACCACAGCCCCAGCGCGCACAGCAGCAGGCCGCCGGCGGACAGAACCGCGGCGGACAGCCAGCGCGTCAGCCAGGCCGCGCACAGCGGCAGCGCCAGCATGGGCGCGGACAAGGCCAGCATCACCCGGCCGGCCTCCGCCTCGCTGACGCCTTCCGCCCCCACCAGGCGCAGCGGCAGCAGCACCAGCAAGACCACGAAGGCGTAAGCCGGCGCGGCGGCCAGACATTGCACGCCGACAAAGCGCGGATAGCGGAACAGGCTCAGGTCCAGCATGGGACGCGCCGCGCGACGCTCCAGCGCCACGAACAGCCAGAACGCGGCTACGGCCCCCAAGAGCAGGGCAATCACCCGTGGGCTGCCCCAGCCCAGCTCCGGCGCCGCCAGCGCGCCGTAAGTCAGCAGGCTCAGCGCCAGCGTGAAGCTGAGCGCGCCCGGCCAATCCAGGCCGGCGGCCTGAGGGTCGCGCGATTCGCGCATGCAATAGACGGCCAGGCCCAAGGCGAGCAGGCCCACCAGGCCGGCCAGCGCGAAGATGGAACGCCAACCCAGCGCCTGAATCAGATAGCCGCACAGCAAGGGGCCAAAAGCCAGGCCGATGCCGAAGGTGGTGCCTATCAGGCTGAAGGCGCGCGTGCGCGCCGCGCCGGCGAAGCTTTGCGCCAGCGCCGCCAGGCCGCTGGCGAAGGACAGCGCCGCGCCCAGGCCCTGGGCCGCGCGCAGCAAGTCCAGCCACAGCAGGCTGCCGACCAGGAACAAGCCCAGCGAGGACAGGGAGAACAGGCCAATGCCGAGCAGAAACACCCGTTTGCGGCCGTATTGATCGGCCAGCGCGCCGGCCGCCATCAGGCAGCCGCCGAAAGTGAGCATGAAAGCGTTGGTGACCCAAGTCAGGGCCAGCGCGTCGCCGCCCAGCTCGCGGCCTATCGCGGTCAAGGCCAGCGCCGGGCCGGTGAAGCTGAGCGGCGTGGTCAGCGCGGCCAGGCAGACCGCGGCCAGGGTCAGTAAAGGAGCGCGTTGGGAGGGCGCCGGTTTGGAGGGATGCATGATTTCGCCTTTCAAAGAGTGGGACAAGCGCCCGCGCGGCGCGGCGGGCGGATGCGGATGGTCATTGGGCGAACACATGATAATTTGACGGCAATTGACGAAAAACAGGCGCTGTGTCCAAATTAAGCGGACAAAAAATCCTCAATAAGGACGTAGGCATGGATAGTTTGAGCAGTTTGGCCGCTTTTGTACGCGCCGCGGAGGCGCAAAGCTTTGTCGGCGCCGGCCGCGCGCTGGGCGTGTCCTCGTCCGCCGTGGGCAAGAGCGTGGCGCGGCTGGAAGAAAAACTGGGCGTGCGGCTGTTCCAGCGCAGCACCCGTCATGTGCGGCTGACGGCGGAGGGCGAATTGTTCTACGAACGCTGCCGCCGCATCCTGGACGATATCGACGACGCCGAGGCCGAACTGGCGCAGAGCCGCGCCGCGCCGCGCGGCAAGCTGCGGGTCAGCCTGCCGGTGGTGGGGTATCGCATGCTGCTGCCCATCCTGCCGGACTTCATGCGGCGTTATCCGGAAGTGGAGCTGGACCTGGATTTTTCCGACCGCATGGTGGACGTGATAGAAGAGGGCCTGGACGCGGTGGTGCGCAGCGGCCCGTTGGCGGATTCCCGGCTGATGGCGCGGCCCTTGGGGCCGTTCCGTCTGCTGGTGGTGGGCTCGCCGGGCTATCTGCGCGAGCGCGGCGCGCCGCAAAGCCCGGAGGACCTGGCCCATCACGCCTGCCTGCGCTATCGCTTCCCCAGCACCGGCAAGCTGCAGACCTGGGCGCTGGACGGCGCGCCGGCCGGCCAGGACTGGCCGCCGAGCAGCGCCTTGAGCTGCAACAATATCGAGGCGCTGATCTGCGCCGCCAGCCAGAATCAGGGCCTGGCCTACTTGCCGGACTTCATCGTGCGCGACGCGCTGGCCGCCGGGCGGCTGCAAATCGTGCTGGAGCCCTATCTGGGCCAGACCGGCATGTTCCATGTGCTGTGGCCGTCCAGCCGCCAGTTGTCGCCCAAGCTGCGCGTCTTCGTGGACTTCCTATGCCAGCGCATGTTCGCGGCGGCGGGCGGGGCTGCGTGAGGGCCGCCTACGCGCCGCGCTGACGGCGGAAAGCCCACCAGGCGGCCAAGAGGCTGAAACCGGCCACCAGCAGCACCAGCACCCAAAAGCCGTGCGGATGATTGGCCAGCGGCACGCCGCCCACGTTCATGCCGAAGAAGCCGGCGACGATATTGATGGGCAGCGCCAGCACCGTCACCAGGGTCAGCGTGAACAGGGTGCGGTTGCTCTGCTCATTCAGGCGCGCCGCCAGTTCTTCCTGCAAAAGCTTGATCCGTTCCACCAAGGCGGCCAGATCGTTCAGCGTCAGCGCAAATTCCTCGGAGGATTGGCGCAGCGCCTGCGCGTCGGCCGCGTCCAGCCAGGCCGGCGGCCGGTTCAGCAGGCGGAACAGCGCGCTGGGCTCGGGCGCCAGCAGGCGCTGCAAGCGCACCAGGGAACGCCGCATCGCCGCCAGCTGCGCGCGCTGATCGTCCAGCCTTTGCGCCAGCAGCCTGTCTTCCAGTACATCCACCTGCGCGCCGCTGGCGCGCACAATGCCGGCCAGCGCATCCGCCTGGTTCTGCAGCAAATGCACCAGCAAGGCCGCCGGCGAGCGGAAGGCCGCGCCGGCGCGCACCGCCGCGCGCAGCCGGTCCACCGAGTGCAGCGGCTTGACGCGCGCGGTGATCAGCACCCGCGGGTGAGCATGCGCCCACAGGGTGGCGATGTCCGACGAGGCCAGGCCAAAGCTGAAAGCCACGTCGTTGATTACCGCCAGCAAGGCCTGATCCAGCAATTCGATGCGGGTGGAGTTGGAGCCGCCGCGCAAGGCCTCGAAAAAATCCTCCTGCAAGGGCAAGGCCGCGCGCAGCCAGCGTTCGCTGGCGGCATTGGCCAGATTGAAATGCAGCCATAGAAAGGCGTCGCCGTCTGGCGGCGCGCGCAGCCAGGCTTGCGCCTGAGCGGAATCGATCTCTTCGCCGGCGCAATCCGGATGAAAACGAAAGCCGCAGATCAGCCCGGCCTGGTCCGAGCCGTATTGCTGCTGGGTAATGACGTGGTTCATGGCGCGCGGCCGACATGGTGGAATACAGCTCAGCTTAGGCGCGGCGGATGACGAAATGGTGACGATGAGATGAAGGGAAGGGGCCGAAGTTTTTGGGAGCGCGCTTTTGTTTTCTTATAGCGGGAAATGGTGCCGCTGATTTTGCTCAGCTTGGTGACGGTGAGGATTGACGTATGCAATAAAGCTTTTCTATTTTTATGGGTTCATTGAGGCGTCACGAGAGTATGGATCGTCTGGCGCAACTTGGCATTGCTCGTCCACATTGGCTGGCCAGGCAGGAACCTGGCTGGTACGCATGGCAAGCCATCGGCCGGGATAGCAGATTAAATAAATCAGCAAAAAGGCCAACCTCATTGACCACGGCATGGCGCTTACATAAAAAGCGGTGCGCTGCAGGCCAAACCAGAACGGTTCTCTCTGGTCTGCAATCGGCAGGCAAGCCTTGACTTCCTGGATGACGCTGGTCGGGCCTTCTTCCATATAGCGGCGGATGAACTCCCAATGCTGTTTCAGCAGCTCCCGGTCTTTCGCCCCTACCGCCAACTCTGAGAAGGCGAAAGTGGCGGACACCTTGCCTTCCGCATCCAGCTTGTGGCCCTGAATCTCCCAGGTATTGCTTTTGCCTAGGCCCAAGCAAAAAAAGCTGTGGTCCCAGTCAAACTCCACGATCTTTCCCCCAGGCTGAAACGCGAATATTTTTCTAGATTTCCTGTTTAGACGGATCGGGTAGTGGGTCAGCGCGAAGGCCTCTTTTCTTAACAGCCAGATCAAGATGCTGCCTATCAAGCCGGGGCCGAACAGCAGTAGCAATACCGTCTGGGTCCAGGCTTGTTGCGGGGAATAATAGGGGCTGGAATTGGCGCCGATGGCAATCAGGATGAAATCCAGCGCGATAGTGGCGCAGCCTATGGGAACGATGTAGAAGATGGCCAGCAGCACGCTGCTCATCACGCCCTTCCAGCGGAAATACTTGTCAACCAGCTCTAGATAAGTGCTGTTTATCTTGATCACGGCCAACTGATAAGCCAGCGGCAAATCCAGCTTTTGGTGAATATCCAGACCGTGCTCTTGCTCCAACCGGGTCAAGGGACGGTTGATGGTGTATTTTTGATATAAGCCGGTATATTCCATGGCGGTGAGAGTGTAATGGACGGCATGCCGTCCAGATTGGATTCAGTAGTTGAAGTACATCACGCCGAACGCACCAGGGTCGCCGGGTTTGCGTTTGGTTTTTTTGGGAAGGTCGATGTTGTCAGGGTCAGGCAATCCCATGGTTTTGAATACTTGTGTGGCCGCATTGACAAACATCATGAATCTTTTCCCGGTTACGAAAAAATATAGTCCAAATAAAGTGTAGAAAAATATGCAGGTGTATATGTAGTCAAGGCCAAAAAATAGTTTAATTAAATCGTAATTGGTGAAAATATTTACGATAAAAATAAATGCGGGAAATAATAAAAGCAACATGAAAGATACGGAAAGCGCCCACCATTTTATAATGTTTTTTATATGTGCTTTTTTTCCTCTAGAACAATGTGGGTAGAGTGCAATCATTCTATCCGTTGGTCGTAATATTGCTACAATCTCAAAATAACCCTCTTGTTGCGTTCCTATAACTTCCACTTCATCGCCCGCTTGAAATGGGCTAAACCAGACCCAGCCTTTCGCCGACTTGCCATCGACTTTCATTTCAACGTAGTCAGCCTCTTCGCGTAAATTTGCTGCATCTCTAGCCGTGCTTGCAGCCATGCCAGCAGCTCCGGCTAGTGCTCCTGCTATGGCGGCTAAGCCCATGATGCTGCGATCATGGTCGGTAAAAAAGAAATTGGCAAGTTCTCTGGTTTTTTTGTAGTGCGAGATTTTTCCGCTGATTTTGCTTAGCTTCATCGTTGATGAGGTGGGTACTAAGCTGCTAGGTGGTGACATCGCCATGCGGGGGGCTCAATAGTTAAAATACATCACGCCAAATGCACCTGGATCGCCAGGCTTGCGTTTTGTAAGTTTGGGTAAGTTGATGTTGTCAGGCTCTTGTAAACCTAATGCTTCAAAAACTTGAGTAGCAGCATGTACATACATCATGAATTTCTTACCGTTTACAAATGCAAAGGTTCCCGTCAGTAGACTTATCCCGATGGTAAAGTATGGGAAAGCTGTTGTGGATACGAAGTAGTCCATGCCATCGTTGGCAAGGGCTGCTATGGCAATATCAAAAACGATTGCAAAAATAATTGCCGCTAAGGTAATGAAAAACCACCATTTTATAATATTTCTTATATGAGCATTTTTTCCTCTTGAGCAGTGAGGGTAAAGTGCTATAGTCCTATCTTTTGTTCGGACTATTGCAATAAGTTCAAAGTAATCGTGCCGTTGATTTCCAATAACTTCAACCTCATCTCCATCTTGGAATGGGCTAAACCAAACCCACCCTTTAGCTAGTTGTCCATTAATTTCCATCTCAACATAGTCGGCTTGCTCGCGTAAGTTGCTTGCATCCCTAGCGGTGCTGGCGGCCATGCCGGCAGCGCCAGCCAGAGCACCCGCAATGGCTGACAGGCCCATGATGTTGCGGTCGTGGTCAGTAAAAAAGAAGTTGGCCATTTCTCGTGTTTTTTTGTAACGGGAAATTTTGCCGCTGATTTTGCTTAGCTCTATCGTTGATGGAGTGGGCGTTAAGCTGCTAGGTGGTGACATCACCATATCGGGAGACTTAATAGTTGAAATACATCACGCCAAATGCACCTGGATCGCCAGGCTTGCGTTTTGTGCGTTTGGGTAGGTCAATATTGTTGGGGTCTGGCAATCCTAATGCTTTAAAAATCTGTGTAGCCGCGTGCACATACATCATGAATTTTCTTCCAGTGACGAGCGAGTAGGTTCCAAATAGTAAGTACGCAAATATGGATGCGTAAAAATATTCTACGCCTAAAAAGCCAAGTATTTTTTCTTTTCCCCGGATAACTTCAAATATAGTCAGCAATGCTGGAGTAAATATGGCCACCAAAAATGTTGTTGCCATGAGCCACCATTTTATGATAGTGGTGATGTGGGCATTTTTGCCTCGGGAACAGTGAGGGTATAGGGCGATGGTGCGATCTTGAGGTCTCGCAATGGCGATGATTTCAAAGTAATCCCCTTGAAATGTCCCGATTAGCTCTACGTCGTCACCATCTTTAAATGGGCTGAACCATACCCAGCCTTTGGCGGGCAGTCCATTAATTTCCATCTCAATATAGTCGGCTTGCTCGCGTAAGTTGCTCGCATCCCTAGCGGTGTTAGCTGCCATACCGGCAGCGCCTGCCAGAGCCCCTGCAATAGCTGACAGGCCCATGATGTTGCGGTCGCGGTCAGTAAAAAAGAAGTTGGCCACTTCTCGTGTTTTTTTGTAACGGGAAATTTTGCCGCTGATTTTGCTTAGTGTCATGCTAGCTATGTTGGGGGCTAAGCTGATCGAACGAAATATGGCCATAGTGGAATCGGGCTTAGTAGTTGAAGTACATTACGCCGAATGCACCGGGGTCACCTGGTTTGCGTTTTGTGAATTTTGGTAGATTGACATTGTCAGGTTCATTTAAATTTAAAACTTTGAAAACTTGAGTTGCAGCATTGACATACATCATAAATTTTTTCCCATTAACAAAGGAAAAGGCGCCAGAAAGAGTGTACATTGCAGCGCACATATAAAGATAATTGCTATCTTGAAAAAGGTATGGTCCACTTTCTCCGGATATTAGATGGTAGAGCAAGATGATTAATGGGAAAATTATAAATACATAAATGGACATGCCTCCAAGCCACCATTTTATAATATTCTTGATGTGAGCATTTTTGCCGCGAGAGCAATGAGGGTAGAGAGAAATGACCCTGTCTTTTGGCCGGGCGATAGCGATGATTTCAAAATGGTCATCTTGCTGAGTTCCAATAAGTTCAACTTCATCACCATTTTGAAATGGACTAAACCAAACCCAACCTTTGGCAGGTTGTCCATTGATCTCCATCTCGACATAGTCAGCCTGCTCGCGTAAGTTAGCTGCATCTCTAGCGGTACTTGCCGCAACGCCGGCTGCGCCAGCTAGTGCCCCAGCAATGGCTGACAGGCCCATGATGTTGCGGTCACGATCAGTAAAGAAAAAATTGGCCATCTCTCGCGTTTTTTTGTAGCGGGAAATTTTGCCGCTGATTTTGCTTAGCTCGCTGGAGGGAGCGCGACTAACA
It contains:
- a CDS encoding LysR family transcriptional regulator, with product MNILHSDLRRLDLNLLLVFDALLRQRSVSAAADELAMSPSAFSHALARLRAALGDDLFVRIGNAMQPTAYAERLAGAVSAALETLSQGLAEAGGFQPERSERAFVIAVTDYTAFAVMPRLLAGLQRAAPRLRFKLVHSRGRESAEDLAAGRIDFALGYVEEIAEPAAGIESFDWLEDRYVAIVSRAHPRIRDGLSLDQYLAARHVVVTPWGESRGGIDRALERRGLRRDVALQLPSVLAAPFIIAESEWIMTLPRLAAQALSQAAPIAAHAAPFDIPSYTLKVYSHARHGRSAAHDWLRAQLRACAPSLQA
- a CDS encoding class I SAM-dependent methyltransferase, with amino-acid sequence MDRFQGGGSDGYDERIARLIPGYALLHQLSEALLAGLLPADARVLIVGAGTGSDTLALARRHSGWRFCAQDPSADMLAIARRRLEQADVAARVDFRPCALDALPETEFDAALCLLVLHFLPSPAKRALLSAARSRLRPEAPLLLADLAAAPSAALAAAGGHASQSLGMSAEDAAQMRLKLERDFHPLTEAEQRALLQNAGFAAPERYFQALRIQGHWTRRLG
- a CDS encoding O-methyltransferase, translated to MQAEWSGLDRYYTAALRVEDGVLNGALAANAAAGLPAQDVSPLQGRFLHILARLMQARRVLEIGTLGGYSTIWLARALPADGRVVTLEANPAHADTARANLAAAGVADKVELREGPALDSLPLLAGGEPFDLIFIDADKPNNPAYLEWALKLARPGAAIVGDNVARGGAVANVVSQDPGVRGVRRFIEDMGAEPRLTATALQTVGVKGWDGFSIAIVNETA
- a CDS encoding MFS transporter; amino-acid sequence: MHPSKPAPSQRAPLLTLAAVCLAALTTPLSFTGPALALTAIGRELGGDALALTWVTNAFMLTFGGCLMAAGALADQYGRKRVFLLGIGLFSLSSLGLFLVGSLLWLDLLRAAQGLGAALSFASGLAALAQSFAGAARTRAFSLIGTTFGIGLAFGPLLCGYLIQALGWRSIFALAGLVGLLALGLAVYCMRESRDPQAAGLDWPGALSFTLALSLLTYGALAAPELGWGSPRVIALLLGAVAAFWLFVALERRAARPMLDLSLFRYPRFVGVQCLAAAPAYAFVVLLVLLPLRLVGAEGVSEAEAGRVMLALSAPMLALPLCAAWLTRWLSAAVLSAGGLLLCALGLWWLSRYPQLSALQQTLWPLLLIGVGISLPWGLMDGLAVSVVPKERAGMAAGIFSTTRVAGEGIALALVGALLAALLQQRLAPLSAAAPQALAAAASQGALGKLAAVGEFLPGLAPEALSQAYAAAFQRLLTLLSALTVLSALVVALFLRGVAQTQTEETDANPALDSACS
- a CDS encoding LysR family transcriptional regulator, coding for MDSLSSLAAFVRAAEAQSFVGAGRALGVSSSAVGKSVARLEEKLGVRLFQRSTRHVRLTAEGELFYERCRRILDDIDDAEAELAQSRAAPRGKLRVSLPVVGYRMLLPILPDFMRRYPEVELDLDFSDRMVDVIEEGLDAVVRSGPLADSRLMARPLGPFRLLVVGSPGYLRERGAPQSPEDLAHHACLRYRFPSTGKLQTWALDGAPAGQDWPPSSALSCNNIEALICAASQNQGLAYLPDFIVRDALAAGRLQIVLEPYLGQTGMFHVLWPSSRQLSPKLRVFVDFLCQRMFAAAGGAA
- a CDS encoding transporter; translation: MNHVITQQQYGSDQAGLICGFRFHPDCAGEEIDSAQAQAWLRAPPDGDAFLWLHFNLANAASERWLRAALPLQEDFFEALRGGSNSTRIELLDQALLAVINDVAFSFGLASSDIATLWAHAHPRVLITARVKPLHSVDRLRAAVRAGAAFRSPAALLVHLLQNQADALAGIVRASGAQVDVLEDRLLAQRLDDQRAQLAAMRRSLVRLQRLLAPEPSALFRLLNRPPAWLDAADAQALRQSSEEFALTLNDLAALVERIKLLQEELAARLNEQSNRTLFTLTLVTVLALPINIVAGFFGMNVGGVPLANHPHGFWVLVLLVAGFSLLAAWWAFRRQRGA
- a CDS encoding DUF6708 domain-containing protein encodes the protein MEYTGLYQKYTINRPLTRLEQEHGLDIHQKLDLPLAYQLAVIKINSTYLELVDKYFRWKGVMSSVLLAIFYIVPIGCATIALDFILIAIGANSSPYYSPQQAWTQTVLLLLFGPGLIGSILIWLLRKEAFALTHYPIRLNRKSRKIFAFQPGGKIVEFDWDHSFFCLGLGKSNTWEIQGHKLDAEGKVSATFAFSELAVGAKDRELLKQHWEFIRRYMEEGPTSVIQEVKACLPIADQREPFWFGLQRTAFYVSAMPWSMRLAFLLIYLICYPGRWLAMRTSQVPAWPANVDEQCQVAPDDPYSRDASMNP
- a CDS encoding putative type VI secretion system effector, whose product is MAMSPPSSLVPTSSTMKLSKISGKISHYKKTRELANFFFTDHDRSIMGLAAIAGALAGAAGMAASTARDAANLREEADYVEMKVDGKSAKGWVWFSPFQAGDEVEVIGTQQEGYFEIVAILRPTDRMIALYPHCSRGKKAHIKNIIKWWALSVSFMLLLLFPAFIFIVNIFTNYDLIKLFFGLDYIYTCIFFYTLFGLYFFVTGKRFMMFVNAATQVFKTMGLPDPDNIDLPKKTKRKPGDPGAFGVMYFNY
- a CDS encoding putative type VI secretion system effector, which codes for MSPPSSLTPTPSTIELSKISGKISRYKKTREMANFFFTDHDRNIMGLSAIAGALAGAAGMAASTARDASNLREQADYVEMEINGQLAKGWVWFSPFQDGDEVEVIGNQRHDYFELIAIVRTKDRTIALYPHCSRGKNAHIRNIIKWWFFITLAAIIFAIVFDIAIAALANDGMDYFVSTTAFPYFTIGISLLTGTFAFVNGKKFMMYVHAATQVFEALGLQEPDNINLPKLTKRKPGDPGAFGVMYFNY
- a CDS encoding putative type VI secretion system effector, coding for MTLSKISGKISRYKKTREVANFFFTDRDRNIMGLSAIAGALAGAAGMAANTARDASNLREQADYIEMEINGLPAKGWVWFSPFKDGDDVELIGTFQGDYFEIIAIARPQDRTIALYPHCSRGKNAHITTIIKWWLMATTFLVAIFTPALLTIFEVIRGKEKILGFLGVEYFYASIFAYLLFGTYSLVTGRKFMMYVHAATQIFKALGLPDPNNIDLPKRTKRKPGDPGAFGVMYFNY
- a CDS encoding putative type VI secretion system effector; translated protein: MIVNSTVSRAPSSELSKISGKISRYKKTREMANFFFTDRDRNIMGLSAIAGALAGAAGVAASTARDAANLREQADYVEMEINGQPAKGWVWFSPFQNGDEVELIGTQQDDHFEIIAIARPKDRVISLYPHCSRGKNAHIKNIIKWWLGGMSIYVFIIFPLIILLYHLISGESGPYLFQDSNYLYMCAAMYTLSGAFSFVNGKKFMMYVNAATQVFKVLNLNEPDNVNLPKFTKRKPGDPGAFGVMYFNY